The following coding sequences are from one Lipingzhangella halophila window:
- a CDS encoding maleylpyruvate isomerase N-terminal domain-containing protein, with protein sequence MNQGRVLDVFRCEAGELSRALTGVYGAEWERPTRCAPWSVRELLGHVRVATAWLPDMLAASPSVAAEVSAAEYYRPDDRYAPEANRDRIDLARAHVAAQPSDAALVDDFTATWEQVDRLCRAEPEDRVVRTRHGDVMLLSEFLLTRVVEVAVHGLDLADALGREPWLTPQAGDAVLGLLLGPNQEAAAQDLDWDHPEFLRKATGRAPVHEADAARLEQLGIRWLTTG encoded by the coding sequence ATGAATCAGGGTCGGGTGTTGGACGTATTCCGCTGTGAGGCGGGGGAACTCTCCCGGGCGCTCACCGGCGTCTACGGTGCCGAGTGGGAGCGTCCAACGCGGTGCGCGCCCTGGTCGGTGCGCGAGCTTCTCGGGCATGTCCGCGTGGCGACCGCGTGGCTTCCGGACATGCTGGCCGCGTCTCCCTCGGTCGCGGCGGAGGTGTCGGCCGCGGAGTACTACCGGCCCGACGACCGGTATGCCCCCGAGGCCAACCGGGACCGGATCGACCTCGCCCGCGCCCACGTGGCCGCACAGCCCAGCGATGCCGCGCTCGTCGACGACTTCACCGCCACCTGGGAACAGGTGGACCGGCTGTGCCGGGCCGAACCCGAGGACCGTGTGGTGCGCACCCGGCACGGCGATGTGATGCTGCTGTCGGAGTTCCTACTCACCCGGGTGGTCGAGGTCGCGGTGCACGGCCTGGACCTGGCCGACGCGCTGGGGCGCGAGCCGTGGCTGACACCCCAGGCCGGGGATGCCGTACTGGGGCTGCTGCTCGGCCCCAACCAGGAGGCCGCGGCGCAGGATCTCGACTGGGACCACCCCGAGTTCCTGCGCAAAGCCACCGGACGCGCGCCGGTCCACGAGGCGGACGCCGCACGGCTCGAACAGCTCGGCATCCGGTGGCTCACCACGGGATAG
- the galT gene encoding galactose-1-phosphate uridylyltransferase, translating to MRKTSARLADGREIIYFDESDAQRELRDPRDPAPPPTASELRFDPLLEEWVVLAAHRQGRTHLPATAECPLCPSGGGRQTEIPASSYDVVAFENRFPALAFGDPPYDGTEELPVPRRAGEGRCEVLCFAADHDASFVDLSPRRVRTIVDVWADRTRELSELPGVEQVFCFENRGPEIGVTLHHPHGQIYAYSFRTPRTRRTLDSAQRYRERTGRDLFADDLRAERNAGVRVVRRSEHWTAFVPAAARWPVELRIYPNRRVADLPELTDAERDDFSLLYLDILGRLDRLFDAPLPYVAAWHQAPVRTQRDLAYLHLELFSVRRAPGKLKYLAGSEAAMGVFVNDVLPETTAQRLREAAP from the coding sequence ATGAGGAAGACTTCCGCGCGGCTCGCCGACGGGCGCGAGATCATCTACTTCGACGAGTCCGACGCGCAACGGGAGCTCCGGGACCCCCGCGACCCCGCGCCGCCGCCGACCGCCTCGGAACTGCGGTTCGACCCGTTGCTGGAGGAGTGGGTGGTCCTGGCCGCCCACCGGCAGGGACGCACCCACCTGCCGGCCACCGCCGAGTGCCCGCTGTGCCCCTCTGGAGGAGGCCGGCAAACCGAGATCCCCGCGTCCTCCTACGACGTGGTGGCCTTCGAGAACCGCTTCCCGGCACTGGCGTTCGGCGACCCGCCCTACGACGGCACCGAGGAACTGCCGGTCCCCCGGAGAGCGGGGGAGGGGCGCTGCGAGGTGCTGTGCTTCGCCGCCGACCACGACGCCTCGTTCGTCGACCTCAGCCCGCGGCGCGTACGCACCATCGTCGACGTGTGGGCCGACCGCACCCGCGAGCTGTCCGAACTGCCCGGCGTGGAGCAGGTGTTCTGCTTCGAGAACCGCGGCCCCGAGATCGGGGTGACCCTGCACCACCCGCACGGCCAGATCTACGCCTACTCCTTCCGCACCCCGCGCACCCGCCGGACGCTCGACTCCGCCCAGCGCTACCGCGAACGCACCGGGCGCGACCTGTTCGCCGACGACCTGCGGGCCGAGCGGAACGCGGGGGTTCGCGTGGTTCGGCGGAGCGAGCACTGGACGGCGTTCGTGCCGGCCGCCGCCCGCTGGCCGGTCGAGCTGCGGATCTACCCCAACCGGCGCGTCGCGGACCTGCCGGAGCTGACCGACGCGGAACGCGACGACTTCAGCCTGCTCTACCTCGACATTCTCGGGCGGCTGGACCGCCTGTTCGACGCGCCCCTGCCCTACGTCGCCGCCTGGCACCAGGCCCCGGTGCGCACCCAGCGGGACCTTGCCTACCTGCACCTGGAGCTTTTCTCCGTGCGGCGCGCCCCGGGCAAGCTCAAGTACCTCGCCGGGTCCGAGGCCGCCATGGGCGTCTTCGTCAACGACGTCCTTCCCGAGACCACCGCCCAACGACTCCGCGAGGCCGCACCATGA
- a CDS encoding MerR family DNA-binding transcriptional regulator: MTAPEGNNPYQHLNFLVLSTGEAAHELGISPSTMRQWARAGRIACVTDHNGWRLFGMGDVYALRDAVREENR, encoded by the coding sequence GTGACCGCCCCCGAGGGGAACAACCCCTACCAGCACCTGAACTTCCTCGTGCTGTCCACCGGGGAGGCAGCACACGAACTGGGCATCTCCCCCTCCACAATGCGCCAGTGGGCCCGCGCGGGACGCATCGCCTGCGTCACCGACCACAACGGGTGGCGCCTGTTCGGCATGGGCGACGTCTACGCCCTGCGGGACGCGGTGCGGGAGGAGAACCGGTGA
- the galE gene encoding UDP-glucose 4-epimerase GalE encodes MKILVTGGAGYIGSVVTALLLQAGHTVTVLDDLSTGHRDAVPQGASFVAADVTEAGDVLDPSYGAVLHFAAKSLVSESTRDPGPYWRTNVAGTLALLEATRRHGTERMVFSSTAAVYGEPASTPIAETDPALPTNPYGASKLATDRMLESWSQAYGLGAVSLRYFNVAGARGPLGERHDPETHLVPNLLRVAAGSAENAQIHGTDYPTPDGSAVRDYLHVVDLAEAHLRALDRVAPGRFRVYNLGTGSGYSVREVLGAVRRVTGQPVPAVEGPRRPGDPAVLVAGNERAQRELGWEVRRTIDEIVADAWSFTRERSAHR; translated from the coding sequence ATGAAAATCCTGGTCACCGGGGGCGCCGGCTACATCGGCAGCGTCGTCACGGCGCTGCTGCTCCAGGCCGGACACACAGTCACCGTGCTCGACGACCTCTCCACCGGCCACCGCGACGCGGTTCCCCAAGGGGCGTCGTTCGTCGCGGCCGACGTGACCGAAGCGGGAGACGTACTCGACCCCTCCTACGGCGCCGTCCTGCACTTCGCCGCGAAGTCGCTGGTCAGCGAGTCCACCCGGGACCCGGGGCCGTACTGGCGCACCAATGTCGCGGGCACCCTCGCGCTCCTTGAGGCGACGCGCCGGCACGGCACCGAACGGATGGTGTTCTCCTCCACCGCGGCCGTCTACGGCGAACCGGCCTCGACCCCGATAGCCGAGACCGACCCGGCGCTGCCCACCAACCCGTACGGCGCCAGCAAGCTCGCCACCGACCGGATGCTGGAGTCCTGGTCCCAGGCCTACGGGCTCGGGGCGGTGAGCCTGCGCTACTTCAACGTCGCCGGGGCCCGCGGCCCGCTCGGTGAGCGGCACGACCCCGAGACCCACCTCGTGCCCAACCTCCTGCGGGTGGCCGCCGGCTCGGCCGAGAACGCCCAGATCCACGGCACCGACTACCCCACACCGGACGGTTCGGCGGTACGCGACTACCTGCACGTCGTCGACCTCGCCGAGGCCCACCTGCGCGCCCTCGACCGGGTCGCACCGGGCCGCTTCCGGGTCTACAACCTCGGGACCGGCAGCGGGTACTCGGTGCGCGAGGTGCTCGGCGCCGTCCGGCGGGTCACGGGCCAGCCGGTGCCCGCGGTCGAGGGCCCGCGCCGGCCGGGCGACCCCGCGGTGCTCGTCGCCGGAAACGAACGTGCCCAGCGGGAGCTGGGCTGGGAGGTGCGCCGGACGATCGACGAGATTGTCGCCGACGCCTGGTCGTTCACCCGGGAACGGAGCGCACACCGATGA
- the galK gene encoding galactokinase, whose product MNGTAAEFEWTFGYPAESVWSAPGRINLIGEHTDYNDGFVLPMALDHSLAVAAARRDDGTVRLRSRQEPGATDVAVDELEPGSVTGWAGYPAGAIWALLRCGHRVGGLDLLVDSTIPTGAGLSSSAALTCATALATLHLYGIDTDRRSIARAAQHAEGEFVGMPCGILDQSAVLLAERGHALFMDTRSLQTEQVPVDLAEHGLALLTIDTRAPHRLVGGEYAERRRCCEQAARTLGVPALREIDAARLPETLDALDDDRTRRRVRHVVTENERVLRTVELLRAGKLRDVGPLLTASHVSLRDDYEVSVAEVDTAVDAALEAGALGARITGGGFGGCVIALVDEHRASACTEAVRAAYHRNGFTPPETFTVTPAAGARREA is encoded by the coding sequence ATGAACGGGACCGCGGCGGAGTTCGAGTGGACCTTCGGATACCCGGCCGAGAGCGTGTGGAGCGCACCGGGGCGGATCAACCTCATCGGGGAGCACACCGACTACAACGACGGGTTCGTGCTGCCCATGGCCCTGGACCACTCCCTGGCCGTGGCCGCCGCGCGGCGCGACGACGGGACAGTGCGGCTGCGCTCCCGGCAGGAACCCGGCGCGACCGACGTCGCGGTCGACGAGCTGGAACCGGGGTCGGTAACCGGCTGGGCGGGTTACCCCGCCGGCGCAATCTGGGCACTGCTCCGCTGCGGCCACCGGGTCGGCGGGCTCGACCTGCTCGTTGACAGCACGATCCCCACCGGAGCGGGCCTGTCCTCGTCGGCGGCACTGACCTGCGCCACCGCGCTGGCCACCCTGCACCTTTACGGCATCGACACCGACAGGAGGAGCATCGCCCGCGCGGCCCAGCACGCCGAAGGCGAGTTCGTGGGAATGCCGTGCGGCATCCTGGACCAGTCCGCGGTGCTGTTGGCCGAACGCGGCCACGCGCTGTTCATGGACACGCGTTCGCTACAGACCGAGCAGGTGCCGGTCGACCTGGCCGAACACGGCCTGGCGTTGCTGACGATCGACACGCGCGCGCCGCACAGGCTGGTGGGCGGCGAGTACGCCGAACGCCGCCGCTGCTGCGAGCAGGCCGCGCGGACTCTGGGAGTGCCGGCGCTGCGGGAGATCGACGCGGCGCGGCTCCCCGAGACCCTTGACGCGTTGGACGACGACCGCACGCGGCGCCGGGTGCGCCACGTGGTCACCGAGAACGAACGGGTGCTGCGGACCGTGGAGCTGCTGCGCGCCGGGAAGCTCCGCGACGTCGGCCCACTGCTCACCGCCTCCCATGTCTCGTTGCGCGACGACTACGAGGTCAGCGTCGCGGAGGTGGACACCGCCGTGGACGCGGCCCTGGAAGCGGGGGCCCTGGGCGCTCGCATCACGGGCGGCGGGTTCGGCGGGTGCGTCATCGCCCTGGTCGACGAGCACCGGGCCAGCGCCTGCACGGAGGCGGTGCGCGCGGCATACCACCGCAACGGCTTCACCCCGCCGGAGACCTTCACCGTCACCCCCGCGGCCGGGGCCCGCCGAGAGGCGTGA
- a CDS encoding pentapeptide repeat-containing protein, with the protein MLVVPVVVVVLWALLGPVARWAAGPVVLDLPGKDQAAAMNAVRQTLLQAAGGTAALSALVFTATNYLLNRRGQFTDRYTAAIAQLASEKMEERIGGIYALEHLMRESERDHSTVVEVLASFVRENAPALEERAISADRGRWMHPPIGTEDEPEDTAQDRPATDIQAALTVLARRPKRVEPNPVDLRRTNLRGADLRGAQLDHASLNGAQLNDAFLEGAQFNRASLDAAQLNDALLVDAQLDHALLNGAQLNDALLGDAQLNGADLMGAQFNRASLDAAQFNHALLHRAQFNRASLNGAQLNDAFLGGAQLKDAELTEANLTNVIWTPSTLWPSRDLADRIRVRSEEVESGVWRVTGEVGPARPTEGTV; encoded by the coding sequence GTGCTGGTGGTGCCGGTCGTGGTGGTGGTGCTGTGGGCGCTGCTGGGTCCGGTGGCACGGTGGGCGGCGGGTCCGGTGGTGCTGGATTTGCCGGGTAAGGATCAGGCGGCAGCGATGAACGCGGTGCGTCAGACGCTGTTGCAGGCGGCGGGAGGTACGGCGGCGCTGTCGGCGCTGGTGTTCACGGCGACGAACTACCTGCTGAACCGGCGGGGCCAGTTCACCGACCGCTACACGGCGGCCATTGCGCAGTTGGCCTCGGAGAAGATGGAAGAGCGCATCGGCGGCATCTACGCGCTGGAGCACCTGATGCGCGAGTCGGAGCGGGATCACTCCACGGTGGTGGAGGTGCTGGCGTCGTTCGTCCGCGAGAATGCGCCAGCACTGGAGGAGCGGGCGATTTCGGCGGATCGTGGGCGGTGGATGCATCCGCCGATCGGAACGGAAGACGAGCCCGAAGACACAGCGCAGGATCGACCGGCGACGGATATCCAGGCCGCATTGACCGTGCTCGCTCGACGCCCGAAACGGGTTGAGCCGAACCCCGTTGATCTCCGACGGACGAATTTGCGGGGAGCGGACCTACGGGGCGCGCAGCTCGACCACGCGAGCCTGAATGGCGCGCAGCTCAATGACGCGTTCCTGGAGGGCGCGCAGTTCAACCGCGCGAGCCTGGATGCCGCGCAGCTCAATGACGCGCTCCTAGTGGACGCGCAGCTCGACCACGCGCTCCTGAATGGCGCGCAGCTCAATGACGCGCTCCTAGGGGACGCGCAGCTCAACGGCGCGGACCTGATGGGCGCGCAGTTCAACCGCGCGAGCCTGGATGCCGCGCAGTTCAACCACGCGCTCCTGCATCGCGCGCAGTTCAACCGCGCGAGCCTGAATGGCGCGCAGCTCAATGACGCGTTCCTGGGGGGCGCGCAGCTCAAAGATGCGGAACTGACTGAAGCTAACTTGACTAACGTTATATGGACGCCTTCCACGCTTTGGCCCAGCCGGGACTTAGCTGATCGCATACGAGTTCGCTCAGAGGAAGTTGAGTCAGGGGTGTGGAGAGTCACTGGCGAAGTCGGGCCTGCTCGCCCCACGGAAGGAACCGTGTAG
- a CDS encoding DeoR/GlpR family DNA-binding transcription regulator, with protein MLAAQRQELILERVQRSGGVRVTDLVESFAVSDMTIRRDLDALESRGAIRKVHGGAVAPSGASTEEPGFEIKAQRQEHEKHAIAREAARLVEPDSAVGLSAGTTTRTVAEYLRDVPGLTVVTNSPRVADVFYRAARPDQTVALTGGFRTPSDALVGPLALTAVRSLHLDILFLGVHGMQEQAGFTTPNLMEAETNKALVEATRTLVVVADHTKWGTVGLSTIAPLSRCDVLVTDSGLGPRACETLAERVASVRIAEGDGATEQAG; from the coding sequence ATGCTGGCTGCGCAGCGGCAGGAGCTGATACTCGAACGGGTGCAGCGATCCGGCGGGGTGCGGGTCACCGATCTTGTCGAGAGTTTCGCGGTGTCGGACATGACGATCCGGCGCGACCTGGACGCCCTGGAGAGCCGAGGTGCGATCCGCAAGGTACACGGCGGTGCCGTGGCGCCCTCCGGTGCCAGTACCGAAGAGCCCGGGTTCGAGATCAAGGCGCAACGTCAGGAGCACGAGAAGCATGCCATCGCCCGCGAGGCCGCTCGGCTCGTCGAACCCGACAGCGCGGTGGGGCTCTCGGCGGGAACGACAACCCGCACCGTCGCCGAGTACCTGCGCGACGTCCCCGGGTTGACGGTGGTGACCAACAGCCCCCGCGTGGCCGACGTCTTCTACCGGGCCGCCCGCCCGGACCAGACCGTCGCGCTCACCGGTGGGTTCCGCACCCCCTCGGACGCCCTCGTCGGCCCACTGGCCCTGACCGCTGTGCGCAGCCTGCACCTGGACATCCTCTTCCTCGGAGTGCACGGCATGCAGGAACAGGCGGGGTTCACCACCCCAAACCTCATGGAGGCCGAGACGAACAAGGCGCTCGTGGAGGCGACCCGCACACTCGTGGTCGTGGCCGACCACACCAAGTGGGGCACTGTGGGGCTCAGCACCATCGCCCCGCTGAGCCGGTGCGACGTGCTGGTCACCGACTCCGGGCTGGGCCCCCGGGCATGTGAGACCCTCGCCGAGCGCGTGGCCAGCGTTCGCATCGCCGAAGGCGACGGCGCCACGGAACAGGCGGGCTGA
- a CDS encoding helix-turn-helix transcriptional regulator, whose protein sequence is MAPETIHQMLKRHRKSLGWTQQQLADALCQEAGRATLTRQEIYRWEKGRRVPTFWLSHLASVLGITRDELERVTSAMMNEDDRDRIAHSLAAPSHVDAGTVAALADVLAAQRRLDDSLPATTMLPATAAQWESVEQLAREARGPHADALRYVAAEYVQFLGWLHAEARNDRYAVRYLTEAEERADDLDDGPLVAQAANFKGYLARQQGRPRAVVRWFSAAYHTPGAAPLQRVGDAVQAAHGYALLGERETARRLLGEASDLADEAAGTEAPDTAYWLSPTFSRMGMGLVHLALGDNAEAAANLRAGLDGLPTEQRDAEWTREYRVALEQAQAA, encoded by the coding sequence ATGGCCCCCGAGACCATTCACCAGATGCTCAAGCGACACCGCAAATCACTCGGTTGGACGCAACAGCAATTGGCCGACGCCTTGTGTCAGGAAGCGGGACGCGCCACGCTGACGCGCCAGGAGATCTACCGCTGGGAAAAGGGGCGTCGGGTGCCGACGTTCTGGCTGTCCCATCTCGCGTCGGTCCTCGGCATTACTCGGGACGAGCTTGAACGCGTAACCTCGGCGATGATGAACGAGGATGACCGCGACCGTATCGCCCACAGCCTTGCCGCACCCTCACATGTGGATGCCGGCACCGTAGCCGCGCTCGCCGATGTACTCGCGGCGCAACGACGGCTGGACGACTCCCTTCCTGCTACCACGATGCTGCCGGCCACCGCAGCACAGTGGGAGTCTGTAGAACAGCTGGCGCGTGAGGCTCGCGGCCCCCACGCAGATGCGCTTCGCTACGTGGCCGCTGAATATGTGCAGTTCCTGGGGTGGCTCCATGCCGAAGCACGCAATGACCGGTACGCCGTTCGCTACCTCACCGAAGCGGAGGAGCGCGCCGACGATCTGGACGACGGTCCGCTAGTCGCGCAAGCGGCCAACTTCAAGGGCTACCTGGCGCGCCAACAGGGGCGGCCCCGGGCTGTCGTGCGATGGTTTTCCGCCGCGTACCACACGCCCGGAGCGGCGCCACTGCAACGTGTCGGGGACGCGGTCCAAGCGGCACATGGGTACGCGCTTCTCGGGGAACGTGAGACGGCCCGGCGGCTGTTGGGCGAGGCATCTGACCTCGCCGACGAAGCGGCAGGCACAGAGGCCCCGGATACCGCCTACTGGCTGTCTCCCACTTTTTCCCGTATGGGTATGGGCCTTGTCCACCTCGCGTTGGGGGATAACGCGGAGGCAGCGGCCAACCTCCGGGCTGGACTGGACGGTCTTCCCACAGAGCAACGGGATGCGGAATGGACTCGTGAGTACCGGGTCGCATTGGAGCAAGCGCAGGCCGCGTGA